The following DNA comes from Paenibacillus crassostreae.
GTTGTCGCTGGGGGCTTAGAATGCCCCCTTCCATTATATCAATAATAAGCATTCGATACATGTGGAGTGCTGTGTGTCGCTAGTGAGGATGCATTGAATAAGTAGCTCATTTACCTGATTTATTATTAAGCTTAAGCAGAGATAGTGCTTGAGTTTTTTGTATTTTTCGCAGATTTAAAATGATTTTATTATACGTTTGGAAGGTATCTTGGGTCTAAACTCAGCTGGGAGAGCGCAATGCTAGCAGCGATGCGCTCAGGGGTTCGATCCCCCTAGGCTCCACCAAAACAATGAACAACACGCAACCTACTAGGGTTGCGTTTTTTATTTGGTGGTAGTCCCTAAAGGTGCAAACCCCGGGGTTCGCCCGCGCGGAACCGGACGAGCATGGCGTTGAATCCTTCCGCTAAGGTCGTCCTCGCCGAATATGCTTCGTAAGCAGTAAAATCGAGGATTCAACATTCCCCTTCTTGGCTCCACCAATACCTAACAAAAACCGCAGAGAAGCCGTTTTATTGTTTGACTACATTTAATGATTAACGGATGCCGCAGCATAAGGCACTACGAGCAACTGTAGGTCGCTTACCTTTGTGTCTACTTTCTTGACAGATGTCCAAAAACAGTTCGAGCTTCGGACAAGCAATACCACGCCAGGGGCATCCCGTTATTTATTTCCACAGATTATTTAGGTAAGGAAAACATTTACATTTTTAATGATGTAAAGCATACTTAACGTAAAGCTTACTTTACATTATGATTACCGCGTTTGGAGGGGATCGCATTAAAAATCATATCCGGGAATTGCGGAACGAGAATGGCATGACGCAAGAGCAACTGGGGGAGATCATCGGAGTCTCTCGGCAATCGGTCATAGCGATCGAAACGATGAAATACAATCCGTCGCTGGAGCTCGCTTTCAAAATCGCAAAAGCGTTCCACATGCAAATCGAGCATGTATTCGTATTTGAAGAAAAGGAGGAGAAGTAGATGGTATACGTAGGAATATATGGAGGTCTGCTGTTCGGGATTGTAGGTTGGTACTTCGGCAGGCGAGCCGTGGCCAAAAATAACGGTCTGGATGAGGTGCTCGCCTATATTGCAGCCAAGTCTCGCTCGATCTCATGGTACTTCACGATTGCGGCGATCTGTGTGTTGTTCTCACTGGAAGTATTCGGCCTGTCTATCGGCACAATTCCGTCGCTGGCGATTCTGCTGTTCGTTCATCTGGGCAGTTGGGGGCTGACTTCCCTCATCCTACATTCTCGTATGACAAACGATCCCGACGAGACCGGCAAAGGCAAGCTTCAGCTCGTGCAGGGTATTGCAATCGGCGTATCGATTCTGATCCTGTTTGCCATCATCTATATTTTATCAGGTGACTGGCGCTTCCTGCTTGCCGCTATCCCACCCGTTCTGCTGAACGTGATCATTATGATATCCGTTCGGAGGAAGCATGCGGGAAGCGGGAAGAAGACGGGATGATTAACTGCATCTACTCTTTCCGATCGAACCTTGTGACGAGGCCAATTAAATAGTCATTCTCAATGTATACTTATGGCTGTGTAAATGACCATCCGTAGGAGAGCGCATCGCTGGCAGTGGTGAGGTCAGGGGTTCGATCCCCTTACATTTTGTCAATAATGAGCATTCCACTCATATGGAGGCGGTTGCGTGAATGGAGTTGGAGTTGGTCTAGAAATAGATGAGAGCGAATCCTAAATAAAAGTACATAGGTTATTGCTGATGTATATTGGCTTTTACCTGTGTAATTGTTATGTAAATGATTTACAACAGCTTAACGGATTGGTATATTAAACGTTAATTCAAAAAAATAATAAGTTGAATAGAGGGTTGAAAATGAATATAAAATACCCAATTGGAAAATTAGAAGTTCCTGAAAAAGTAACATTTGAAAATGTTCAAGAATGGTTAAAGCAAATTGAAACTTATACGATTCGATTGAGAGAAACAGTAGATTTAATAAGTGATGAAGAATTGAGCAAAACTTATCGTGAAGGTGCTTGGACAGTTCGTCAGCTTGTGCATCACATTGCAGATTCTCAGTTGAACATGTATCAACGTTTGAAATTAGCTTTAACAGATGACAACCCAACAGTACCTGCTTTTGATGAAGAGAAGTGGGCGATTCAACCGGATACCGAGCTTCCTGTAGAAAGTTCAATTAAAATGTTAGAAGGTATAAATGAGCGCATCGTATCTTTAGGTCAAAGTTTAACTGAAGAGCAATTAGATCGAGCATTTACTCACCAAATAAATGGTAAAATCACAGTGGCAACAAAAATTGCAAAATTAGTTTGGCATGAAGAGCATCACTTAGCCCATATTAAAATTGCATTATCACAATAATTTATTTTATTTAAAATGCACAACTAGAGCTGAAGCTGTATCCATAATGAGAGGATTTGAGTTTGAAATGATAAATAATTTTTGGCGTGATTTGCCACGACCATTTTTTGTGCTTGCACCAATGGAAGATGTGACGAACGTTGTTTTTCGCCAGGTAGTGAGTAAAGCGGGTAGACCGGATGTGTTTTTTACAGAGTTTGCAAATACGGAGAGCTATTGTCACCCAGTGGGAAACCTTAGTGTACGTAGTCGTTTACTATTTACCGAGGATGAACAACCAATGGTTGCACATATATGGGGTGATAAGCCTGAGTATTTTCAGGAAATGAGTATGGACATAGCGAAATTAGGTTTTAAAGGTATAGATATCAATATGGGTTGTCCAGTGCACAATGTGGCATCCAATGGGAAGGGAAGTGGCTTGATTCTCCGTCCAGAGATTGCTGCAGAAATCATACAAGCGGCAAAAGCAGGAGGACTGCCTGTAAGTGTGAAGACGAGGCTTGGTTACAAGGAGGTAGAGGAATGGCAGGACTGGTTAACTCATATATTGAAACAAGATATTGCTAATCTTTCAATTCATCTGCGTACAAGAGAGGAAATGAGCCAAGTAGACGCGCATTGGGAACTGATTCCTGAAATCAAGAAACTTCGAGATCGTGTGGCACCAGATACACTATTGACGATTAATGGAGATATTCCTGACCGTGAAACTGGCTTGAAGCTCGCTGATCAGTATGGTGTTGATGGGATAATGATTGGGCGTGGTATTTTTAAAAATCCATTTGCCTTTGAAAAAGAGCCGAAGGATCATAGCAGTATCGAATACCTTGATCTGTTAAGATTGCAACTTGATCTCCATGATAAGTA
Coding sequences within:
- a CDS encoding helix-turn-helix transcriptional regulator — its product is MITAFGGDRIKNHIRELRNENGMTQEQLGEIIGVSRQSVIAIETMKYNPSLELAFKIAKAFHMQIEHVFVFEEKEEK
- a CDS encoding YfiT family bacillithiol transferase; amino-acid sequence: MNIKYPIGKLEVPEKVTFENVQEWLKQIETYTIRLRETVDLISDEELSKTYREGAWTVRQLVHHIADSQLNMYQRLKLALTDDNPTVPAFDEEKWAIQPDTELPVESSIKMLEGINERIVSLGQSLTEEQLDRAFTHQINGKITVATKIAKLVWHEEHHLAHIKIALSQ
- a CDS encoding tRNA dihydrouridine synthase, which codes for MRGFEFEMINNFWRDLPRPFFVLAPMEDVTNVVFRQVVSKAGRPDVFFTEFANTESYCHPVGNLSVRSRLLFTEDEQPMVAHIWGDKPEYFQEMSMDIAKLGFKGIDINMGCPVHNVASNGKGSGLILRPEIAAEIIQAAKAGGLPVSVKTRLGYKEVEEWQDWLTHILKQDIANLSIHLRTREEMSQVDAHWELIPEIKKLRDRVAPDTLLTINGDIPDRETGLKLADQYGVDGIMIGRGIFKNPFAFEKEPKDHSSIEYLDLLRLQLDLHDKYSQELETRPFKALHRFFKIYVKGFRGASELRNQLMSTVSTDEVRTLLDSFANNIDGTDIVK